The genomic DNA ACGGGGAACTGGTCTGCGCCTGCCTGGTCCACGCGGCGCAGGCCCACGAGCGCGAGGTGCGCACCGTGGAGGCCCTCGCCCAGGGGCCCCGCCTGCATCCCGTGCAGGAAGCCTTCCTTGAGGCGGGCGCGGTCCAGTGCGGTTTCTGCACCCCCGGGCTGATCGTGGCCGTCGTCGACCTGCTGGAGCGCGACCCGACCCCCGGTGAGCCGACAATCCGCGAAGCGCTGGCCGGCAATCTCTGCCGCTGCACGGGGTACGCGAAGATCATCGACGCCGTGAAGCTGGCGGCGCAGAAGATGGCCGCGCCGTGAGCGGCGGGTTCGGCACGCCGGGTCGTCCGGGGCGATGAGCGCAATTCGGATCGACGGCTGCGAGGTGAT from Armatimonadota bacterium includes the following:
- a CDS encoding (2Fe-2S)-binding protein, with amino-acid sequence MLVRLKVNGEWREADVWPGASLLFLLRESLGLVGSKNACEQGECGSCSVWLDGELVCACLVHAAQAHEREVRTVEALAQGPRLHPVQEAFLEAGAVQCGFCTPGLIVAVVDLLERDPTPGEPTIREALAGNLCRCTGYAKIIDAVKLAAQKMAAP